TAACAAATCAAGTGGAGCAGCAGAagcaaaatgccaaaaagaaaaaaaaacatcaacaacaaatatgtactcgtatatgcaaCCAGGCGATTTATAATGCATACCTTAAATCACTGGCCAGGAGTAGAATCACACAGGCGTTGCATACATGCATTTGCGCTAACATAAATATATCACATAATTACTTGGTTAAGTTatggaatatgaaaaaatacataaaaaacaataattgatttattaaatGCAATGCGATAAATAAAGTAGAAACTACAAATTTTTCCATAAGCATgcatgtaatattataataaattgaaaattacaatGCCTGTGCATAGTTAGAAGATTTCTACATTTCACTTGACACCAATTCACACCTCAACAGACGTCAATTAGACAATTGTAAACATCCCGTCACGTAATGCAAATGCGCGAAGCGCTACAAATCAGCATACAgacgaacatatgtatatacatacatatgtatatttatatgcagatatactatatactatatacagtatactcatatatataaaattcacatatgtatatatattttgatgtaTTTCCGCATgcgaataaaataaacttaaatacataaaaatttataatattttgtttcggcCGGAAATGATTGTGCcaacaaaattatattgaaactaaattaatttcctTTCAAACAATATGCATTCTACGGAAAGCTCACTTACGTGACTTGTTGTGTACAAGTTTAGTAAATGTTGGCAAGCGGTGATTGCATTTTTAAGCGCCAAAGTTTAAATATATCAGCATACAGGTAGCAGTTTATAGCAAAAGTAAGCTTgcaacatatataaatatatatttttgtacctTGGAAGGGGTATATTTTGTTTGTCACAAAGTTTAAAACACTCAAAAAGAATGTTCGAAGACTCTACAATGTATATAATTCTTCAGTATatcaagctgagtcgatttggccATGATCGTGTGTCTCTATATATGCTACCTAGTCTCTAAAGTTCtggagatatcgatctgaaattttgcacacatgcTTTCCTCACTAAGATGCTACTTATTTGTCATAACCGTGgttattggaccactatagcatatagctgtcatacaaactgaccgatccaaatcaagtgcttgtatggaaaacatttttatttgacaagctagcttcacaaaatttggtagaTATTATTTTCATAGGCAATAATATAAAccacgaagaaatttttcagttcgaatcactgtagcatatagttgccatacaaactgatcgatccgaattaagtgcttgtatagaaaacatttttatttttcaagataACTTCACAAACTTTAGTAAGGATTATTTTCTCAAGCAATAATACAATCCACGACGAAATTTTTCAGTTCGGAcaactattgcatatagctaccatacaaaccgcCCGCTGaaaatcaagtgcttatatggaaaacattttgatTTGACAAGATAACTTCACGAAAATTTCCAAGAATTATTGTCTAACACAGCATTACAAACTTCTCGAAGATCAGACTAATATAGCCtgcagctgccatacaaaacgtTCGATCAAACTCAAATTCCTGtatagaaatcattttttttttttatttatgaagcgTTCGTTGCAAATAATGTTAAcatttattgtcttttttttgtgtaattatATGTGCTAAATTAAGCTTGGACGTTTTCCTGTCAGGTGTCAACACAATTTTTGCTAATCAGAAATgctatttgcatttaaaaattaataaacaaaggctTAGCCCGCAGACGCATGTCGCAACACAAGTAACACCTGTGTGAAACAGCTGTAAAAAGATTAATAAAGACATATATCTTTGTATACAGTAGTAGCAAGTTTGCGCAGTGATTTACAAGTAACTGcgcgtacaacaacaactaaatatgcatatacatacaaatgtatgtgacAATAACGTTTGAGCAATCAAGTCATCAGCCCTGAGTGCGCCCCCAATTTTGGCCGGTTGCGTGCAGGTGTTTCTTTAATGCCAGTGAACACTAGGCAgcgaaaatatatgtacatacatatgtagaacaCACTTTTAAGGCCTATGCGTCCAATTTTGCTGTCAGTTGCAAGTTTTAAAACAGAGTTATAAAAGTATActagttacatatgtacaagtagaCATGGGTTTTCCGCTGACTTTGCGTACATTTTTTCTCGCTTTACACTTTAATATTTCATTCActctttatttttacatataatcACATATTATGGAATTGAAAAAACACACTAgctatgtgaaaaataaataaattgatcatacaaaaacatatgtatgtatatcactcCCATTGACTTGCCACCGCATCTGCTACTCAATTTTGCTAACTAAAATACAATACCTTGCAACAAAAATGGCCATTACTGGTTGAATGCACAGCAACAGCATCGCGGTAGCAACCCATTTTCATGTTACAACAGCAATTATGCGGTCGAAGCATAGCCAATAAAGCCATAACAGCGttaaacaaacatacatgcgCATACAACAGGGACTTGCAACAAGCTGGAAAATTGTTGCAACACCAAATCTGTATGTAGCGAGCATGCAAGTTAAATTgatacacatatgtgtatatgtgctcACCCAAGCAATGGTTACTGTAGTAATAAGTACAATCAtccatatatgcatgtgtgcggaTATAAATGCGCGTAGGCATGCAAATTGCGAATGGTGGTTTTGCCGTCGGCTATGCAAGCCGCCCAGCCCACAATTGGCTGATTGACCAACACAGTGGTGAGCAAAACCGCAAAAGGCTATAAAAAGCAAATGTGCGCCATCAGCCGAAAGGCATACAAGCAGGCGGCgatttataaatgcatatacatatatgtatatgtgtatatgtgagtgTGCATTAGTATATGTGTTTTGTTACAAATTTTGCTTCATTTTGGTGCAACCGAAAAAAATGCAATCagccaataaaaagaaaacatatatttcaacatacatacttacatacatatgaatttaCTATGGCCACAAAACCAATCAATTTAGAGCAATCGAGCGCCATAACTCTTCTTACacataatttctgaaaattttctctttaatCTTCCGatttttctgcaatatttttccttttatgttactatttttctatattttccaatttaattGCACTTTTTTTTGCCGCGGCGCCTATTAAAAGACCACAAATTGCGCGTAAATGCTGACCGCCATGTTGGTCGCGGCTGCCATGCCAGCCACCACCGAATTTTGTGGTTTGTACGCCAACGCTGATGCCAAGTTTCACGCCTAAGGTGTGGCACGCGGCTGCTAGTTGCCAGTGTTGCTCACAATATGTAGCACATACggtcatattatatatatgtatgtatgtatatatgtttgtgccCTGTGTGTCTCATTATGTTGGTTTGTGTCGCCTTTTTGTGCTTAAAATCAGTTAAAAATCGTTGCGAATCATGTTATACGTTGTATGTTGCATGTTTAatgttgtgtgtgtttgtttttgttttcgctgATATGTAATTTAATAAGTGTAGCAGCGACAAGCTGCCGTTAATGCAAGGCAAAACAAgttttaaaattgcaaattcaCATAAAAGCACATatgagtttgtatgtacatatgtgtcttCGTCGCAAGTGGCGCTGCTTGCAACAGCTGGTTTCTACATTCGCTTTGTTGTATTATTGCTGCGCTGTTTGCGAAAAGGCAAGTTAaacaattatacatatacatataacaaaaaatatgtgaaagttttatATCCTTCTTATTAATTATAAAGGGTTGTGgcaagtttattttttaaaatctgcTACAACTACTTTAATAAGTTTCAGCAATATTTTCTATTACTTACAATactatataaaatgtttaacttTACAATGCATATTTGCATACTCAAATCTTAAACAGTTACTTTATATGGTCTCATTTTCCAATAAGGCAAGGCGCCACACTGTCTTAATCTGCTCCCGTTGCCTTCTGCAACTGTAAATAGcataaaaaatacttacatttaACGGCTTTCAAAATACACCATTTACCTTACACCTTCTTAACACATTTTTATCCAATGTGGCAACATTGTTATTGCCTCTATAGCACACTTGTCTACAAATGTTTGCAATTTCTGTTAGACGCTTGTAACTTGCCACGCAGCACATTTTTTAATCGCCTTATGCCGcattatatttaattgtaatcACCTGCACTCAGCCATGTCGACAACATTAAAACCCACAGTTGCACACAGAACCCTGCCAGCCAGACTAATAACTGTTAACTAAGTATATTACGTAATATATAGTAGAGTATGTTCCCGTTAAACTCGCAGCGTCTTAACTTTTTTCCGCTTTTCTCTCTTTCCAGCTATGGTGTCGACTTGAATGGAGCACGTCGCAAGAATGCCACCCGCGAGACCACCTCAACATTGAAGGCCTGGTTGAACGAACACAAAAAGAACCCTTACCCCACGAAGGGGGAGAAAATCATGTTGGCAATTATAACGAAAATGACGTTAACGCAGGTGTCGACGTGGTTCGCGAATGCGAGAAGAAGACTGAAAAAAGAGAATAAAATGACGTGGGAGCCGAGAAATCGCGTTGACGACGATGATGCAAATATCGATGATGACGATCATAAGAGCACGGATGATAATGATTTGCTAGGTAAGTTGCGagaaattttagaatataaGATAAAATAAAGTTTCTAATACCAATATTTTACACCCCTTCATTTATGCATTATACCACCCCCATTATACTTTATAAaccttactattttttactaattaaaaaatccGTATCTTTCCTTCTGCTCTTCTCCACACAGATGCCAAAGACTCTGGTCTGGGCTCGAACGATGACAAAGATCGCTCGAATCGCTTAGGCGACTTGAGTGATCGTCCTGGTGAGAGCAACAATAGCGAATGGTCGGGTTCGCGTCCCGGTTCACCTAATGGCTCACCTGACCTTTATGATCGGCCCATGGGTATGCCCGGCGGCGGTCATCCACTCTTTCATCCCGCCGCGTTACATCATCACTTCCGCCCACCGGCCGGTTCGCCACCCGACATCGCCGCCTACCATCACCATCAACAACAATTGTTGCAGCAACATCAGCAGGCGCAACAGAATTCTTTGCAGGCGGCGAGCGGCGCCGGCAATGTTGGCGGCGGCAGTACAAGCGCCAGTTTAGCAGCAAAACCACGCATTTGGTCGCTAGCGGATATGGCTTCCAAGGATGGCAAAGACTCAACGGCGAAAGATAGTCCACCGGGCGGTATCGGTTTGCCTGGCAGCAGTCTTGGCGAATTACCACCCACACATCCCGCACTTTACGGCCATCCCGCGCAACATGCCTCACCCGGTAAGATATTGTCACCCTTGGCGGCGCGTATACCAAATTATTCACCCTACGTGCGACCCGATCTGTACCGTGGTTTTTACGGCCCAGCCGGTCTCACCGGACCCTCTCAGGAATTTCTCGAGCATCAGCGTAATTTCAACGCCAGCTTAGCGGCACACAATGGACTCAGCATGAATCCGTTGCTGTGGAAGGCAGCCGTCACCGGTGGCACGCCCTTCGCGCCACTCAGTCTCACCACCAGCGGCAGTCATCACGCGCCACAACATGTGCCACCACCAGCGGGCGCATCACCATCCGCCTCCAGCACATCATCATCGATTGGCTGCGATGTTGTGCAGCCACCCACTTCGATGAGTCTATCACAAGCACATCATATGGGTCCCATTTCGGGCAATTCTACATCCTCATCGAACTCCTCCAATTCGGGTAAATTATCACCGGGCAAACCATGACAGTTGACCGTGTCACCAATGTCGCCGGCGGCAAATGCTaacacaaacacaacaacagcaccagCAATGTTGTCCGGTGTGAATGCAACGCTGCCGCAGTCAACAACAGCTGCTACGTCGACTTCGATGTTACTGGTTAGCGCTGCAGCGcctgcactcacacacacacatactcatacgCATACGCACACCCTGACACATGTGataccagcagcagcagcggccgcAGCAGCAGCTGCTTCGTCGCCAATGTCCGCCTTTCGTTCGTTGATCGCCTTTCGCGAACAGCATATGCAACAACAAGCGCCAAAAGTGACATTGCGTCCGTAATTCGTATAACAGCGTACGAGTATGAGCATTGGCTGAGCGTGGTGAGTAGCAGCATATGACTGtctgtacatacacacacacaaacacgcatgCACGCAGTGTTTGTAGGTGGGCGCATCGAAATTGAGAATTTGTACTATCGGACAATAATTTACATGtgatttgataatttttaattgagagCAAGCGGTGAGTACAGCCCACTTGAAGACGTTTACACCAAAAAAGTATTTGATTAGcagagcaaacaaaaaaaacaaaaaactaaatatgcaagtatatgaaaatatgtatgttaagtTAACAGCATTAGACATTTTCGGCATTTCATTGGTCGAACGAACTCTGTTTTGTCTTCTTTTTCGCTGCTATGTAAATAACACTTGGTGGCAGAAAATTAACAGCAACCATATGCTGTatacatttaaagaaaaaataacctAAAATAGTACACCGGagtaataaacaaaattcaaagaaataaaacttATGCAACAGAGCTTATAGAGAGTAACAGTTAgtaaaagaaattgtaaaaagcACGATACACCGAACGAAAAAATCATGTAAAGGCAGCACTTTAGTAACCGtggaaaaatgtgtttatacttaaataagctaaatgcatttttacagtgtaataaagaaaaaaaaaccgaaaaaataaagtatttcaGACACAAACTACAAATCAGTGAGcaattatgcaataaaaatacaattttaatttgattttattaatttttttgattaatttttgcaCGCTGACAGCACACATATCAAAGAGCAGTAAAGCAATGTACAGCGcggaaaggaaaaaaaataaacaaaaactttaaatattttgaagcaaattatttttcagtgtatactttaacacacatgcacacacatatttagTCGTTTAAGTtgttttgtattgttttaaGCATAAAACGTTTTTGTTCCTGTcgtttgtaaaataatttattaaataaaaaaaaaacaaactaaatttataaaaattaaataaatttatatacaacttaaaagttgaaaaaaaaaatcagcacaattttgaaatataaaataaaattataaaatgaaagGTCCACAAACCGTCATGTGTAGCGcacatttttcaaaagcaaGTGGAAAATGATATtaacataaatgtatattttttgtaaattgtaaataatcgCATGTATACAGAATTTGTGTTTCGTTTAGCACTTACTTAAATACAATAATGATTACATTATTTAACATACCGTGTAGCAGTACTAAATAAGTGATTAGCAATTAgttaactatgtatgtatatgtgttaaacaaaaaacagcaacaaataaagaaagcagcaaaattaaaaaactgcaaaaaaatatgtgaaaaagtgAATAATTATAGTCATAATGCAAGTGGATAAGTAATGGATtgtaatttaatgtaattaatagaCGTATGTACAcaattacatacaaacacacttatatacataaacaattatatatatatataaacgaagCAGCGTGcagtatgtattaaaaataattacactAATACAATAAGTaaacgaaaattataaaatagtaataaaacaaTATGTGAAAGCAAATACCGTTGAGCATTCAACGCATTGTACCATTGTAATTGTAGTacttataatttaattacattttacattAGCAATGCAAAGCTAAACGACGAATGCgcaaatgtgtgaaaataacaacaagagcaacaaatGAGCGCACTGAGTGCAACGCATGAAATAGCGGGATTTCGCGACAAATTGTATCAAATTGTGAAATCGCTTAAATCGCAAACGgaagaaagttgaaaaaaaacacataattatatttattggcTGCCGGTTTGATAAGCAACAATGCGCGCTATTATCAGTTGTATGACGTGCGCTCGTTTGTTGATTTGTGGaaaatggcaaaagttttaGAATGTTGTTTGAGCAGCGTTACGCATACAAAACACAcattaacacacacatatatgcattgATACttaacacacatacttacatgcacTTGGCCACAAAATTCACATTTGTACAACCAAACATACATGCATTCGTACGCGCTCATAGTGAGGCATGTTTATTATGTAATGACAGCGTAATGGCAATGGAATGCAGTACTTAGTtgcaatatgaaaattttatcccaaaataaaaaaagtataaatgcataaaaaaataaaattaaaaaataataaataaaacagatatgaaaaatttaaatttgatctttattttctttaaattaagtGGGTCGGGGGAAAGTCAAGATGTTCTGACTTTGACATTGAGTTGTTGGTCCTACGACTGCTTTTTTGGGGGTTGCGGATGTACTTTAAAGGGTTGCGTGGGTTTcagagattaaaaaaaatagtaaaaattatgCATGGATAAAACTCATGattgaacgaaggaaaaaaattaagtaatatttcaacaaactttcaacaaagcaaaaaaatatttcttggtCAATGGTCGCCCAATATTTAGGTAC
This genomic stretch from Bactrocera dorsalis isolate Fly_Bdor chromosome 5, ASM2337382v1, whole genome shotgun sequence harbors:
- the LOC105232853 gene encoding homeobox protein araucan isoform X2; the protein is MTVHSNDSGVCLVMNAVSTRPTASPTAATAQPVAPIQQHPTNLSTNATHTVAAANAPQPTLTASVASAVAAAAAAAAAAAAAAAGAVPPPPNTSISNNNNNNSHINSNVVPFTKGITSTVATPLTITSAAAAAAAAAAAAAHHHHNNSANGNPMAVTSTVPPGARSISPCSTAATPYGSSSIPGGASLSASGPGSGVTVSVIGPPGSGPPGLPPGLVGGPPGAPGAGGVPPPPGTPGSNRCCDTGRTIYTDPVSGQTLCSCQYDMLSYQRLAAAGGLVTGPGGVPIGVYPEGMSAYLSGIATEQPPFYANPAGLDLKENLVASGAPWPYPSVYHPYDAAFGYPFNSYGVDLNGARRKNATRETTSTLKAWLNEHKKNPYPTKGEKIMLAIITKMTLTQVSTWFANARRRLKKENKMTWEPRNRVDDDDANIDDDDHKSTDDNDLLDAKDSGLGSNDDKDRSNRLGDLSDRPGESNNSEWSGSRPGSPNGSPDLYDRPMGMPGGGHPLFHPAALHHHFRPPAGSPPDIAAYHHHQQQLLQQHQQAQQNSLQAASGAGNVGGGSTSASLAAKPRIWSLADMASKDGKDSTAKDSPPGGIGLPGSSLGELPPTHPALYGHPAQHASPGKILSPLAARIPNYSPYVRPDLYRGFYGPAGLTGPSQEFLEHQRNFNASLAAHNGLSMNPLLWKAAVTGGTPFAPLSLTTSGSHHAPQHVPPPAGASPSASSTSSSIGCDVVQPPTSMSLSQAHHMGPISGNSTSSSNSSNSGKLSPGKP
- the LOC105232853 gene encoding homeobox protein araucan isoform X1, with product MSYNVPLPKVTLQPTKTTGSFMNAVSTRPTASPTAATAQPVAPIQQHPTNLSTNATHTVAAANAPQPTLTASVASAVAAAAAAAAAAAAAAAGAVPPPPNTSISNNNNNNSHINSNVVPFTKGITSTVATPLTITSAAAAAAAAAAAAAHHHHNNSANGNPMAVTSTVPPGARSISPCSTAATPYGSSSIPGGASLSASGPGSGVTVSVIGPPGSGPPGLPPGLVGGPPGAPGAGGVPPPPGTPGSNRCCDTGRTIYTDPVSGQTLCSCQYDMLSYQRLAAAGGLVTGPGGVPIGVYPEGMSAYLSGIATEQPPFYANPAGLDLKENLVASGAPWPYPSVYHPYDAAFGYPFNSYGVDLNGARRKNATRETTSTLKAWLNEHKKNPYPTKGEKIMLAIITKMTLTQVSTWFANARRRLKKENKMTWEPRNRVDDDDANIDDDDHKSTDDNDLLDAKDSGLGSNDDKDRSNRLGDLSDRPGESNNSEWSGSRPGSPNGSPDLYDRPMGMPGGGHPLFHPAALHHHFRPPAGSPPDIAAYHHHQQQLLQQHQQAQQNSLQAASGAGNVGGGSTSASLAAKPRIWSLADMASKDGKDSTAKDSPPGGIGLPGSSLGELPPTHPALYGHPAQHASPGKILSPLAARIPNYSPYVRPDLYRGFYGPAGLTGPSQEFLEHQRNFNASLAAHNGLSMNPLLWKAAVTGGTPFAPLSLTTSGSHHAPQHVPPPAGASPSASSTSSSIGCDVVQPPTSMSLSQAHHMGPISGNSTSSSNSSNSGKLSPGKP